One genomic region from Quercus robur chromosome 4, dhQueRobu3.1, whole genome shotgun sequence encodes:
- the LOC126721076 gene encoding cytochrome P450 97B2, chloroplastic-like, translating into MAMSMAMAASLLGLSPPPLCYGNSHRNHDMGFMTITTPSSYFHSLTLTLNSNPKRTSSTIRCQSTSADEPKTRRNLLDNASNLLTNLLSGGSLGSMPIAEGAVSDLFDRPLFYSLYDWFIEHGSVYKLAFGPKAFVVVSDPIVARHVLRENAFCYDKGVLADILEPIMGKGLVPADLDT; encoded by the exons ATGGCAATGTCCATGGCCATGGCTGCTTCTCTCTTGGGTCTCTCCCCCCCACCTCTATGTTATGGAAATTCCCACAGAAATCATGATATGGGATTTATGACTATCACAACGCCCTCCTCGTATTTTCACTCTCTCACTCTGACTCTCAATTCTAACCCAAAAAGGACTAGTAGTACTATCAG ATGTCAATCAACAAGTGCTGATGAACCAAAAACCAGAAGAAATTTACTGGATAATGCTAGCAACCTCCTTACCAATTTGTTAAGTGGAGGAAGTCTTGGGTCTATGCCTATAGCTGAAGGTGCAGTCTCGGATTTGTTTGATCGGCCTCTCTTCTATTCACTCTATGATTGGTTCATAGAG CATGGCTCTGTGTATAAACTTGCTTTTGGGCCAAAAGCATTTGTTGTTGTATCGGATCCTATCGTTGCAAGACATGTTCTTCGGGAAAATGCATTTTGTTATGACAA GGGAGTCCTAGCTGATATACTAGAACCAATAATGGGCAAAGGACTTGTACCTGCAGATCTTGATACTTAG